The genomic DNA AGGTCATCTGTCTGAGCTAAAGTACTAGTTTCATCGAAGCAGACGTATAAAGCCACAATTTTTGCAGTGTCTCTCTTCGAGTTTAGGCTATTCCCAGATGAGGTGATACCCTAGTAGTGGGTTAGTAAAAAAGTATCGCTTCTCCAGGGAGTGAACGCTTTGGGTCGgtatctaaattatttaatgtgTTATGGGGTTTAATTTCTTTCGTTATGATTGTGGTCTAGTGTAGATATTTAGACTAACAAAAAACCCATTTCACCAAGCAATTTATTACAAATACATTCCTCAACATATATATCGTATAGAGAATCCGATAGAAAAGATGGCGaacattgttttcttcttctactagtGAACTAACTAGTTGTCGAAGGCTAGAGAAGCCACATTATCAAGAAAATCTTCTCTTGCATTCTTATCAAACGGTTCTTCACCAATGTACAAGTCTAAGATTGACCTACACAAGAGTTGGCTCTTCACACTCCCGACATGGTCTCCCTCaactgaaaagaagaagataaaaatatagaataatctcttgagaaagaacaaaatttcaGAGGCGAAGAGGTTTAGATAGAGAGAGTCTTACTTGCAACGCTGAGAACATGGCCTGGTTCTTTTGTCAAATCAATGGTGGAGTTTCTTGGAATATTATACTCATCTTTGAAGAGGCTAGTGAAGCTACAGAGGGATAGATATCAAAAGTGAACTAAACTATTTCAGCAGCCAAGACACAACATACACGATGAAAAGGTGCAAGTAattatgagaaaacaaaagtgaaaaaacCTTAGAAGCAACTGGTCGTTGTCAAGGCCACCGAACTTTTTGAGTCTGTTACCGACAGATTCTTGAAAAGCACTGCGAACGGAACGGATGCTGAGTTTGCCGTAGACAATCTGGAGCCTTATAGTCATCTTAATATCGGCTTGCATGAGATCATCCAAGAATGACTTGTTTCCCCTGATCTCCGAAGCTGGTAGATTTGCGTATTTCTCACcaacaagcttcttcacatCATCACAATCAGCGTACACACCTGCCATCATCAACCAATCGCGAATGTAATGTAATGATCccaaaacatataaatctaCTAATTTCATATcgaagaaggaaacaaataaCTAagaaggaattaaaaaaaaaaaaaagattgaaccgAAGGCGTAGACATCGATGTTCTTCAATCCAAGTAAGCTCTTCTTCCTCAGGCCGACGCCGAGTAATCGCCGGGAATCTCCGATCNGTGAACTAAACTATTTCAGCAGCCAAGACACAACATACACGATGAAAAGGTGCAAGTAattatgagaaaacaaaagtgaaaaaacCTTAGAAGCAACTGGTCGTTGTCAAGGCCACCGAACTTTTTGAGTCTGTTACCGACAGATTCTTGAAAAGCACTGCGAACGGAACGGATGCTGAGTTTGCCGTAGACAATCTGGAGCCTTATAGTCATCTTAATATCGGCTTGCATGAGATCATCCAAGAATGACTTGTTTCCCCTGATCTCCGAAGCTGGTAGATTTGCGTATTTCTCACcaacaagcttcttcacatCATCACAATCAGCGTACACACCTGCCATCATCAACCAATCGCGAATGTAATGTAATGATCccaaaacatataaatctaCTAATTTCATATcgaagaaggaaacaaataaCTAagaaggaattaaaaaaaaaaattgaaccgaAGGCGTAGACATCGATGTTCTTTAATCCAAGTAAGCTCTTCTTCCTCAGGCCGACGCCGAGTAATCGCCGGGAATCTCCGATTGAAGCGGGGAACGAGAAACCGGTCTTGGGCTCAACAACGGATTCGGAGGTAGAGTCGGCTAGAGTTATAGATCCCCACGGTAACAGCAGAGACGAACGGTGAGAGGAGAAGGCCCACTCCAGAATCGGATGCCTGGGATTACGAGACGCCGCGATCGCAGCTCCGGCGGCTGCTGCAGCGCCAACGGTGACAGAGACTGCGACGGCGGAAACGGAGAAGCCAGATAATGACGTGGCACGCGGGGGCTGAGAAAACGAGAAAGGGAACCGAAACgaaaccatcttcttcttggtgTGGGTGAGACTGTTGTTGTTTAGTTACTTCACTAAAGAAAACACTTTTTTATTTGTGAAACACTTTTGACACGCCATTGATATGATTCAGCGACAATTTCTGCTGCTTTTAATTCACACGTGTATTGCACGTGACCTTTTACGGACAGGCTCTATTGTTTTGGGCCTTCATCGTTTACTAAAAGCCTTTTactcgtgtatatatattactttggGCTTCTACTCTCATTTTGTATAAAAAGGCTGCCGAGTGCCGACTACACTTCTCCATcgctttatctttttttttgtttggacaatATTAGGTTCTAAAAAtgccgaccaaaaaaaaaaaaaaccatttttcaaataaaatattataattgataAAATAAGATTCCATTGCAAAtatctgacaaaaaaaaaaacaaaaaaacaaaagcaaagggtagaaaatgaaaaaaaaggttCTAACATGGTTttatcaaaatccaaataaaggatatggaagaaggaagatgtatgtatccactatccaccacactATTGGTGGTGGCGTCTTATCTTGCTTGAACGATTGAGGTTCATTTAGAAGAAGCTTATCTTTTTCATGACACccgagtttttatttttgttttctagtacGAAGCCCAATTTAGCCCATAAGGCCCAATTAATGATTACATTTCCTCTCACGAAATCTGACCGTCGATTATTCCATCGACGGTCTGAAACGCGCTCACTCGAgatattttgaacattttttatcgctgaactttttcttcttattaaaaaGGTTGTTGAAGATAAATCAGTGTGGGGAGACAAACGAGTGTTTaagctaagaagaagaagaagaagaagaagcgatggGGGACAAGTCAGCAGAAGCGCATTTCCCGAAGCTAGAGAAACCCACAGGAAAGAAACAGACAGCGACGGTGGTCGTGGGAGTGCTGGCGGTGGGATGGTTGGCGATAGAGCTCGTGTTTAAGCCATTGTTCAAGAAGCTGAGCTCACCAAAGGACAAACCCGATTCCGACAATACCACCGTTCCTCCTCCCCCGTCGGACGCCctttaatttgtagttttcttctactttaattaaaaaaatgaagctTTGTTTACAAATCTTGTTGTGTTTCTTTTCTCGCTTGTCTTTGTAATCTCCTTCGGTTCGTTTTTTTTACTGCTTTTGATGAtgtctttaaattaataatcttcCCCTTTTCCCTTTTCAATAAAAATCCCCCGATAAGGATTAATAATGAAAACCCGTGAGATATACGAGCCCTTTTTTTACTTAAATCCCCGATAAAGATTAATAATTATCAGCATTTGATTTGTTGGtagtaatttaataaataatctttcataaatttttttttatttttattttaattgttagttGATAATATCGGTTTCGTATTGGACTGATAACTTGCAACATAAAATCATCTAATCTGTTAAATGTCAAAGGCTCATtggcactttttttttttttttttaacaaagtacacgattggctcaaacaagccaatgcgtaggaacattgtttacataggtagCTAAGTGCGGTAATGTGCGAATACCTCGCGCAagattatccgctttaccattctgagagcgAGGAAcgtagaccaaaaaaaaagaagcaaactccTCATTATCCGTCtgtatgtcctccaaataaggtgtaaaagctggccactcgtaaggcgaagacaccatcttcactaagtcggaGCAGTCGGTGAGAACAACAATGGATTGATTATCCGCTCCAATCATACAGCGCATAGCCCAAACAAGGGCTTCAATGTCGGCATGAAGAGGAGATAGACTACGGCGATGGTTGGCAGCACCCATAGTAGGGGCATCACCCCAGGGCGAAGTACAAAACCATCATGTACCCGCGAAACGATCTGTTCCTTTTCAAgaaccatctacaaaacaaatatagttCGATAGGGACCTAGGAACCTGTAATCCCCTACTTTCACGATGCCCTGTCGCAACGGGAACATCCAAAGGTAATGCCAGTTCATCCACTTGAGCCGAGGTCCAGGCTTTTGCCTCATCCTCCGCTAACCGCAAGATGGCTAGGGGGTTGGAATCAAGGTTACCAAAATTTTTATCATTACGagctttccagatataccacagAATCCAAGGGAAAAATTCATAGTCCGGGAAAAAATTCATATTTGTGAAAACAGACTCCGAGGGAAAAAATCCATATTTGTGAAAACAGACTCCGAGGGAAAAAATTCCCGGGCTGTCGGGAAATGCGacaaagcccaaacctgtcCAGCGGGTGGGCACTCAAAGAGAGTATGATTAATCGTCTCCTTCTGAACACCACACAAACCACACATAGCATCACAACTCATACCACGTTTGCGGAGGTTTGCCGTAACTGCTACACAACCTGAAAGCACTTGCCACATGAAATGACGAAGCTTTGGTGGACAGCTGATTTTCCATATAAAAGCCTGAAGGGGTACAACATCCGGTCCAAATACTTTCGATTCAGAAGGAGCTGTTATATTTgaacgaagaagatgataccCTGACTTAACCGAATATTTACCAGACTTAGTAAAATGCCAGCCCAAGAGATCCAGAGCATCCGGTTGTCGCATCGGCAAGGCGGAAATTATAGCAACATCTTCGGGCACAAAAGTAGCCGTAAGCTGAGCCATATCCCAGGAGTTGGAACTCCTGTCAATGAAATTTGTAACTCGAAGCAAAGGGTCAGAAGGCAACCCTGTGCTTAGTgctggtcttggggattgagCAGGAATCCATGGGTCAGTCCATACAGAGATGGAAGCACCagatcctacccgtttaatgagtcctttaTTAACCACAGAGCGACCAGAAATCATACTCCGCCACCCATAGGAGGGGGAATAAGATTTAATAGGATCCAAAGGATAATAATGCTGATAGTAGCATCCTTTAAACGCCTGTGCAAAAATTAAATCCGGTACTGTAATCAAACGCCAGAGCTGCGTCGCCAGCAACGCCGTGTTATAATCATCCAAACACCAAAAACCTAGACCTCTTGTATCTTTACTATGATAAAGTTTATCCTACGCCACCCAGTGTAGCCCTCGTGATTGTCCAGATGAACTCCACCAGAAATTAGAAATTGCACTAGTCAATTTCCTTGTAACCGTCTTAGGTAACCGAAAGCACGACATAACGAAAGTAGGAACAGCTATAGCAACAGACTTGATCATTACCTCCTTGCCACCCTTTGACAAAAGCTTAGCTGGCCACCCACAAGCCCGGACTTGCAACCTATCCTGTACAAACGAAAATATTTTCATCTTAGCACCCCCTAAGCTTTCCGGAATACCTAAGTAAGATCCCATACCACCCAAATTCGTGATCCCTAGAACCCCTTTCAGCTCCTCCCGAAGATCATTGTCCACTGTATGTCCAAACTGGACTGAGGACTTctgaaaatttatttgttgaccCGAAACCCTTTCATATTTCCCAAGGATCCCTTGTACCACCTCTCATTGCTCCTTCGTAGCCCGACAAAAGAAAAGACTGTCGTCCGCAAATAAGAGATGTGAAATGCATATATTTGTCACATTTAACCATTCATCAAAATCCCCATTCCGCATGAAAGAATTGACCAATAAAACTAGATCAAATTTAACCGTAGCCCAGACTTTCTGGTAAAAGAGGGCAGTGATACCATCCGGTCCTGGAGCCTTATCTGGGTGCATCATGAAAAGCGCTTTTTTGAGCTTCTGCTCTGTAACCTCGCGGgtcaaaaaattgtttgtcTCTGAAGTAATAAACGAGGGAACCTCGTCTAACATTTCCTGAAGATCAAAGGGATCTGACGAGGTAAATAACTCTTGAAAATAAGATACCGCAATATTGTGAATACCACTCTCCTCCGTTGTCCAAACTCCATGCTGATCATGGAGGCCAACAATACGATTCCGAGCCCTTCGCTGCTTCGTTTGAGCATGGAAGTAGCTGGTACTATGATCCCCGAGTTTCATCCACCGACTTCTGCTTTTCTGATACCAATACACTTCATCATCCCTATACGCCTCCCGCAACCGCCAAGTAAGTTCTGCAAATTTGTCTACCGTAGTAGCATCGTTTTCCTATGCAGCCGCTAATTTAGATTTTAAGTCCTCAATTGTCTTCCGCCCGTAAGGTAATTGTGCCTTCCGCCAGCGAGAGATCGCCCTCTGACATGCGGTAATTTTATCCATTAACGTGGGAGCGTCGGTTGAGTTTGCATCCCAACCTTCAGCAACCGCACCATAGAAACCCTCCTTATCCAGCCACCGTCTATCAAATCGAAAAACACTTCGACCCCTATGAACCTTATCCTCAATAACCGCAACTAGGGGCTTATGATCCGATGCAATCATCGTTAAATATTCTGTAAAAGAATCTTTAAACATATCATGCGATTCCTCATTTGCTAGAGCCCGATCTAACCGGCACTGTATTGGCTTCTTATCTCGCCATCCTCGCCAGGAAAGACTATCCCCGAGAGAAGGAAATTCAAGAAGGCCGCAATGTCGAATCATAGTGTTGAAAGGCACAAAAGAAGAAGCGTGGCACAGTTTTCCACCTCTCTTCTCATGATTGTCTTTCAgctcattaaaatccccaattaAAAACCAAGGTAAATCCCTGTTTAAACCAATCCGTGTTAACCTCTCCCAAACCAATTCCCGATTCTTTGGAACCGGATCGCCATAGACAAAAGTGAGATAAATTAATTTCCCTTTGTACACTAATTCCACATCAATAAGTCTGTTGGAGGCAAATAATATagaaacattattaattttattattattattataaaaaaatgcaaGACCCCCACTATAACCAATCGGTTCAACCGTTTTTAAATCAgaataaccaaaatgaccaacaaaaggttctaaaacagaaaaagattgCCTTGTttcagagagaaacaaaaattctGGCCGATGCTTCCCCCATAAATCCCTGAGATATCCAATAGTCGCTTTATTTCCTAGCCCCTGACAGTTCCAGTTTAAGATCCTCATTTATTGTTCTGTGGTTTAGGTGGCCTCGACCCACCAGCTGTTCCCTTCTCCGTGTCCTGGTTCTTCGGGTTAGGTCCCTCGCCGCCCAGATTATTAGACCTAGGTGCAGGGCGTTTCTTCGGAGTTGTGCACAAGTAAACATTCACTTTCTTAGAAGCTGTACCCTTAAAGGCCAAAGAGGCTTTTTCCTTACGACCCTTATCCAACACCGGATTAGAGGAGGATGATGCTTCAGTAGGGGCCGATGTATCTATAGGGTCCTCCCCTTCATCAGTCAACTCCTCTCCTAAAGTCGCTGAATCCGCACCTGAGCCATAGCCGAACCCTCGCTAGCCAGACCGCCATCCTTCAGGATTGGTGAATCCGAAGTTTCACTGCCCACCGGAGCTACCACCTGGTCAACAAGACCAGTTGTAACTGTCGCACCTATAGGATTATCCTCAACCTGTAACGCTGATTCACTATCTTTCACCCCATCTAAATCCTGAGCTACAGGAAAAGCTGGAGCAGACAACATTGATGCTGGTACTGAGCCCCTTGTCTCAGTCTGGCCTTCCGCCGACCTTGCAAAAACCTTGCCACCCTGTTCAGACCGTAAAGCCGGAGCCTGGTCCCCATCCACATCTACACTGGGATATTGAAAAAGAGCCCTCTGAACCCTCTTTGGTGGTTGGGGACGAACGCCAGCCTCCTGAGCCAACAGACTCTGCTCGGTAGGACCCAGAGATTGACCTTGTTCTTTTTTCTCAGTCGGAACCACCACTGAAGCAAGGACATCCACAACAACTCGAGCCATATGGCGATTATCATTAACCTGGACATAACTTGGAACACTTTTTGGCTTAGCAAATGGCGCACCAAAGTCCCCACCAGATCGAGTTTTACCTCCCGAAGCATGTCGACCTCTGTTTGTTCGCTGTCGCTCAGTATTGTGAGCCACGCCTGAACCCTCAATCACCTTCTCCTTGCCTTTTTTCCGATCACTTGTTACCGCTCCCTTGTAGCTTTGAAATGGCATGGTCACTTCCTCTTCCATAGGGACGGGAGAAACCTGAGTAGACTTAGCTGATTCCAGCAAAGGACAATGATCCGTAGCATGGCACATGCTGGAGCATCGTTTGCAATAACCATAGAGCCTCTCAAACAACAAGGTTACAAAGGTCTCCTCACCATTATAAAACTCTATGACCGTGTCAAAACATAATGGTTTGAAACCATTCACTATAACTCGGACTCGTCCTCTATCGATATCAACTGCTACAACACGACCAAGATCCTCACTGATGCACCTGAAGGTAGGTTCAGCCCAGAATTGAAACGGAACTCCTATCACTCTGACCCAAAAGGTAATGTCCATAGGGTAATCCGGGTCTACCGTTGGGCTCCATCGTACCATAGACAACATCCACTGATCAAAGTGAAACGGCTCCATTTGAAGAACCTCCGTGATATCCTCCTCATTGTCGAAATCAAATTGGAACTTCCCGAGGCCTAAGTCTGCTCTCACAACTTTGCCTTCCAGATGCTAGATCCGAGGAAGCATAAACAGAAGAGACTTCATGTCTTGCAACCGTGGATTCATACATCGACCCACCACTGTCTTAGAGTACCCTTTGATCAAAGCTGAGTTATCAAAGTATGGTATTTTGATCTTCCGCTTGGGAACCAAACCATCAGGCTTCTTCCCTGACCCATTCTTCCCCTGTAGACAACTCTGCGACATGATCACCAGTGACAAGATGGAACCGGAAAAACAGAGAATAGGAGAAAAATTGTAAGAGAAACCAAGAGAATAAATAGCAAACAAGCTGTGATGAGAACTAAACGAGGAGAAAAGTCCCTTTTTATACTTCTCAACTTGCCTAGAACACATAATCGTGAAAAACTATTGATGACAATAAGTGAAATCCAACTGATTCCGCCAGATCGAGGAAAGGATCGATATCACGACCAAATCCCCCAGAGAAATCAACCAACGTTGTATCCTACAGACATCAGAATAAATccgaaacgatcttattgaaaaaatcagaaatccGCCTTCCACAAATAACCCTTTAGCCAGATCAGCGATATCCGATCCTCCAAACCACAGAGATCTCATCAAGACAAAgatccaaaaaaccaaaaaggatAGTGGTCCTGATGAAATCTCCCATTTATGAGCACACAATCCCAAGTAATGACCATCTGCCAAAGTCGAGACAAATTCCCATGGCAATCGCGAAACCTCTCCTTCAAAAATATtgaactctttctctcttttccatCACTGAAAGAGTCAAGAGAGAATGAATACTGAGAAACTTCACaattccaaaaccaaaagaacccAGTAGCAATCGAAACCATTGAAAACCCTAGATCCTTAGATCCCCGTCGCCCTTGCCATCGTTAGAACTTTTCTCTTTTCGATAGGTTGCTCATTggcactttgttttttttttttttatgatattgatatttactataagaaaatatacaacaAAAACTAGAAACAATAATAGTGtgtacaaaaaataaaaagaagataagaaaaggagaaaaattgACCGTAAGAAAACgaaataaatagaagaaaattccCAAGCGCAAAGAAAGATATATGAAAGTTGTTTTCCAGTTTAGTGAAAGATGCTAATAAATTTTGAGCtccattgttgtttgttttatgcCAGTGTGGCAATTTTATCAATGAGAAAACAGTTCcgattttggtttaaaacttgGTAggtgatgaattttttttagaaaaggtGTAAATATGAAACGACGTTGTATTATGATGATAGATTGAGATGAATCATTATTATTGGAGGCCCATTATGAGAGAAATCCGTGATGGCAAAGATATAAATAAGCTTGCAGAGCACGTGTCGGGTCAACCCGAATTGATATATGGAGCACCCACGTCAGTTGAGGCCGGCAACACCATCATCATTCGTATTTCGTAGTCGTAGATCATTCCTTAAATCATCATCTCCgattcaaataattaataacCGTCTCAATCTCGTCTCATCCTCATCTCATCTCCGATGCTGGGTGGATTCGGTGGTAAGTCGCCTCCCGTAGGCCGTACAAGCCTGAGAATCGCCGTCGCTGGCGACAAAGGCACCGGTAAATCCAGCCTTATCTCTGCCGTCGCCTCCGAAACTTTCCCCGATAATGTCCCCCGCGTCCTTCCTCCCACCACTCTCCCCGCCGACGCTTTCCCCGACTTTATACCTATCACCATCGTCGATACTCCCTCCaggtctcctcctcctcctcctcctcctcttctttctccaaatttatttatttatgaattatgatgacACCATCCCTTATTGTGGTTATGAAACATCATCACTCCCCCTTCATTAAAATTGTTTCTTGCATTCGAATTTGTATGCAtgatttttttcaatctttgcTGATATCTCTCTATGTGATGGTTCCTCTGTCTGCTGCTCAGTATTGACAATAGGATTAAGCTCATTGAAGAGTTCAGGAAGGCTGATGCGGTCATTCTCACTTACGCTTGTGACCAGCCTTCTACTCTTGATCGCTTGTCTTCTTATTGGCTCCCTGAGCTCCGCCGTTTAGAGGTTTGTTCTATTGCTTCTCATTTCTATGcataaattcttcttcttctttttttttttttcagtttatatGTAGTTATATTTAGATGTATATATACCTCAGATCAAAGCACCAGTGATTGTGGTGGGCTGCAAGCTTGATTTACGGGATGAACGTACTCCCACCAGACTAGATGATATCATGGCACCAATCATGAAGGAGTACCGAGAGATTGAAACCTGTATCGAGTGTTCTGCCTTGACCCTCATTCAGGTATCTCTCTTCTTACTTTTCCTCTCTCACTTAAAAAATATCTTctgatatatagttttaaagatTAGGCTATTATTATCTTTTCGCTAAGAGGGAAAACGTTGACAAAGATACTAGGAGTAGGAACTTTTAGTCAGATAATACTGAAAGGCCATGCAAAACCGTGCCCACTATTAGAGTTCTTGATGTGATTGAACCATGTCCTCAGAGATTCGTTATTGTATGCTACTAAAAACATCCGAATtatatccttcttctttttttcaggCCCCTGAAGTTTTCTATTATGCATCGAAAGCAGTCCTTCATCCGACATTTCCATTGTTTGATCAAGAAAAACATTGTTTGAAGCCTCGCCTCTGCAGGGCAGTACAAAGAATATTCAACCTTTGTGATCATGATTTGGATGGTGTCCTTAATGACGCGGAGTTGAATGATTTTCAGGTTTGCTTTTCTCTGTTAGGCACTGATTCTTATATTCATGAAAGTTCCTCATCAATATGAATGCTGCAAATTTGGTTAAACAGGTAAATTGTTTTGGTGCCCCACTTGACCCTGTGGAACTTATGGGAGTTAAGAAAGTGGTCCAAGAAAGGCAACCAGATGGAGTAGCTGATCTTGGTCTTACGCTCCCgggtttcctttttcttttttctctattcATCGACAGAGGTCGCCCTGAGACAGCATGGACTATCCTACGGAAATGTGGTTacaatgattctttagaattcAACACCGAGTTACTACCCGTTCCACCGAAGCAGTCTCCTGATCAggtgtgtgttgttgttttagatAGTACTTAACTACAATAATATCTCTCAGTTATTTTGTTACTTCAAGATATGAGAAACTGGCTGGTTgctttcaaataatttttgcACTCTATTCCTGTATATCA from Camelina sativa cultivar DH55 chromosome 7, Cs, whole genome shotgun sequence includes the following:
- the LOC104699561 gene encoding fatty-acid-binding protein 1, encoding MVSFRFPFSFSQPPRATSLSGFSVSAVAVSVTVGAAAAAGAAIAASRNPRHPILEWAFSSHRSSLLLPWGSITLADSTSESVVEPKTGFSFPASIGDSRRLLGVGLRKKSLLGLKNIDVYAFGVYADCDDVKKLVGEKYANLPASEIRGNKSFLDDLMQADIKMTIRLQIVYGKLSIRSVRSAFQESVGNRLKKFGGLDNDQLLLSFTSLFKDEYNIPRNSTIDLTKEPGHVLSVAIEGDHVGSVKSQLLCRSILDLYIGEEPFDKNAREDFLDNVASLAFDN